In one Shinella zoogloeoides genomic region, the following are encoded:
- a CDS encoding DNA circularization N-terminal domain-containing protein, producing MRDWTKTLRRASFRGVSFWVEAEDLAGGKRLARHEYAGGRTTYLEEMGLATPDFSVTAYLVGDDSDARAILLTQAAQTPGPGRLVLPMDRGQMAYVEGFRRSRSRDRAGYIAFDFTAIPLSTSGGSMLGVADMTTAVLSNLSGASAGFGGFF from the coding sequence ATGCGTGACTGGACAAAGACCCTTCGCCGGGCGAGCTTCCGCGGCGTCTCGTTCTGGGTCGAGGCGGAAGACCTCGCCGGCGGCAAGCGTCTCGCCCGGCATGAATATGCCGGCGGGCGGACCACCTATCTCGAGGAGATGGGACTGGCCACCCCGGATTTCTCGGTCACCGCCTATCTTGTCGGCGACGACAGCGACGCACGGGCGATCCTCCTCACGCAAGCTGCCCAGACGCCCGGCCCCGGCCGGCTCGTTCTGCCGATGGACCGGGGCCAGATGGCTTATGTCGAGGGCTTTCGCCGCTCGCGGTCGCGCGATCGCGCCGGGTACATCGCCTTCGACTTTACGGCAATCCCGCTCTCCACCTCGGGCGGTTCGATGCTCGGCGTCGCCGACATGACGACGGCGGTCCTTTCCAACCTGTCCGGCGCGTCCGCCGGCTTCGGAGGTTTTTTCTGA
- a CDS encoding baseplate J/gp47 family protein produces the protein MAWSIRSLAEASQAIRGAFRQHLPGTDTALKNNFVTVVAKVLAGLSHEFELRMAYIARQLFARTASLSFLVLHGADVGIHRKAASAATGAIDGTGQPNAIYPAGIRFVSGSSTYLSISPGQANSIGAVRIVVVAESRGADTNREAGGLLTLSDPGLYPTLGGSFVVAPGGLGGGADVEDVEDLRARILFRKANPPGAGKLTDYERIVRDVPGVLKAWAYRNNLTPSFIVVYFLFDGRPNRIPTEGDKLVVQAAVDAQRLIRVNDSVVEAPTPEPLNPIIANLRPDTAEVRAKIAAAIGDVLYERARPGIEGDMFWLSRSWIAEAVSRVAGEDSHELEWPLNDLPYTNGRYPVLGTISFV, from the coding sequence ATGGCGTGGTCCATCCGCTCGCTGGCTGAGGCGTCGCAGGCAATCCGCGGCGCGTTCCGGCAACACCTGCCGGGAACGGACACCGCGCTGAAAAACAACTTCGTGACGGTCGTTGCGAAGGTGCTTGCCGGCCTTTCGCATGAATTCGAGCTGCGCATGGCCTATATTGCGCGGCAGCTGTTCGCCCGCACGGCGTCGCTATCCTTTCTCGTGCTGCATGGCGCCGATGTCGGCATCCACCGCAAGGCGGCATCGGCGGCTACCGGCGCCATCGACGGGACGGGCCAGCCGAACGCGATCTATCCCGCCGGCATCCGGTTCGTGTCGGGCAGCTCGACATATCTGTCGATCTCGCCCGGGCAGGCGAATTCCATCGGCGCGGTGCGTATCGTCGTTGTTGCCGAGAGCAGGGGAGCCGACACCAACCGCGAGGCGGGCGGCCTTCTGACGCTCTCGGATCCGGGGCTTTATCCGACGCTTGGCGGGAGTTTCGTCGTCGCGCCTGGCGGCCTTGGCGGCGGCGCCGATGTCGAGGACGTCGAGGATCTGCGGGCGCGCATCCTGTTCCGCAAGGCAAACCCGCCGGGGGCGGGCAAGCTCACGGACTACGAGCGCATCGTCCGGGACGTTCCCGGCGTGCTGAAGGCCTGGGCCTATCGCAACAACCTGACGCCATCCTTCATTGTCGTCTATTTCCTGTTCGATGGCCGCCCGAACCGCATCCCGACCGAGGGTGACAAACTCGTCGTGCAGGCGGCGGTCGATGCGCAGCGTCTCATCCGTGTCAACGACAGCGTGGTGGAGGCGCCGACGCCGGAGCCGTTGAATCCGATCATTGCGAACCTCCGTCCGGATACGGCCGAGGTGCGTGCGAAAATCGCGGCGGCGATCGGCGATGTGCTTTACGAGCGCGCCCGGCCGGGCATCGAAGGCGATATGTTCTGGCTCTCGCGCAGCTGGATTGCCGAGGCCGTCTCCCGGGTTGCCGGTGAAGACAGCCACGAGCTGGAATGGCCCCTGAACGATCTGCCGTACACGAATGGGCGCTATCCCGTTCTCGGCACGATCAGCTTCGTTTGA
- a CDS encoding phage baseplate assembly protein domain-containing protein, protein MRRIELDGRVVERGGQQFVSGRGAKADAWTEIHRIEPHGFASSPIKGGQGLLLPMPGNPDMAYVLGGENPGHRPAGLPAGGTALYDSHGNIISLVGSKVRFVAPLFEFVGKVSIDGSIEMTGGITAAGSIVDGDGNNGA, encoded by the coding sequence ATGAGGCGGATCGAACTGGATGGGCGGGTCGTCGAGCGTGGCGGACAGCAATTCGTCTCCGGGCGTGGGGCTAAGGCAGACGCGTGGACCGAAATCCACCGCATTGAACCGCATGGCTTCGCCTCGTCTCCGATCAAGGGCGGGCAGGGCCTCCTGCTGCCGATGCCGGGCAACCCGGACATGGCTTACGTCCTTGGCGGGGAGAATCCGGGACACCGCCCGGCTGGCCTGCCCGCTGGCGGCACGGCACTTTACGATTCACATGGCAACATCATCAGCCTTGTCGGCAGCAAGGTGAGGTTTGTCGCGCCGCTCTTCGAGTTCGTCGGCAAAGTTAGCATCGACGGCAGCATCGAGATGACGGGCGGGATCACCGCGGCCGGCTCGATCGTCGACGGCGACGGGAACAACGGGGCATAG
- a CDS encoding phage baseplate assembly protein, with translation MLPISSRPLETVVVDGLPPVLSIEISISAEEAARTASGTFVISGPGVPVMPGLPTRITANGTVLLTGYVRDVDTGYGEADRTLGCSFVSRTIDLIETSADHPSGEILNKNLLAIAKELDSTGVGIESDGSSFPPEPRHKLIEGESAFSSIERRARGRGVLIHDTEKGRLKLSTKPGGIHAGTLKRGVNILPGARASFTEAGRYSDIKVRGQQTSGTQKQHLRGETKVADSGVSRKRVLILPHEGEATIDRMRTRAIWQARRAAGNSVTASIPTTGWRDAAGRIWAPNWLVQVEDDFLGISGLMIIKSVRLSQAGDDKTFATLSLADPRSLGGENPRGKTSDSYAAPGVISAEYEDE, from the coding sequence ATGCTGCCGATCAGCAGCCGGCCGCTCGAAACCGTGGTCGTCGACGGGCTCCCGCCTGTTCTTTCGATCGAGATCAGCATCTCGGCGGAAGAGGCTGCCCGGACGGCGAGTGGAACATTCGTGATCTCCGGTCCGGGCGTTCCCGTCATGCCGGGCCTGCCGACGCGCATCACGGCCAACGGAACGGTGCTTCTCACCGGATATGTGCGTGATGTCGACACGGGCTACGGAGAGGCGGACCGGACGCTCGGGTGCAGCTTCGTTTCGCGCACCATCGATCTGATCGAGACGTCGGCGGATCACCCGTCCGGCGAGATCCTCAACAAGAATCTCCTTGCCATTGCGAAGGAGCTGGACAGCACGGGAGTCGGCATCGAGAGCGACGGTTCCAGCTTTCCCCCGGAGCCGCGGCACAAGCTCATCGAGGGCGAGAGTGCCTTCTCCTCGATCGAGCGGCGCGCCCGGGGTCGCGGCGTCCTGATCCACGACACGGAAAAGGGTCGCCTGAAACTCTCGACCAAACCTGGCGGCATCCACGCCGGCACCCTGAAGCGCGGCGTCAATATCCTGCCGGGCGCCCGGGCAAGCTTTACCGAAGCGGGGCGCTATTCGGATATCAAGGTGCGCGGGCAGCAGACAAGCGGAACGCAAAAGCAGCACCTTCGCGGCGAGACGAAAGTTGCCGACAGCGGTGTGTCGCGAAAACGGGTCCTGATCCTACCGCACGAGGGCGAGGCGACGATCGACCGGATGCGCACGCGCGCAATCTGGCAGGCGCGCCGGGCCGCCGGAAACAGCGTCACGGCCAGCATTCCCACGACCGGCTGGCGCGACGCCGCCGGCAGGATATGGGCGCCAAACTGGCTGGTGCAGGTCGAAGACGACTTTCTCGGCATCTCGGGGCTCATGATCATCAAGAGCGTGCGGCTCTCCCAGGCCGGCGATGACAAGACGTTCGCGACGCTGTCGCTTGCCGATCCGCGCTCCCTTGGCGGTGAAAACCCTCGGGGAAAGACCTCGGACAGCTATGCCGCGCCTGGCGTGATCTCGGCGGAGTATGAAGACGAATGA
- a CDS encoding class I SAM-dependent methyltransferase, whose translation MSLFIDPNNVDFRNSWNPVGNVQISHSGNSLRVKGRVEGPVEGNALIIVDAARRFVFAENTTSVDFDMKLPDCLSSKTWPLSVYLYNDALNVAYPLGDLVSPAPEKSAPTVPSFKDRYVQEIVTAMRHEYTSISSKDGIKTGNGYQSVDLDLIATQGGRPHRNLFLDHVDFAGKTALDIGANTGEMSRLARKRGAALVDGYEYDPLFVETGRMINAATGMTRVSLFQGDATDRALYEGMKYDIVMTFAVWVYTAHLLDKIADIADVVVFETHTLDHGLEMYTKPMSKYFPYFRVVGYDEKRDMRKSRCFMVFAKTAARLARTLKLHQVTTDMYFDHDYFTRHGKTTVEAFAGHAADVAKKVTDKKPTIQGLGTSYFELFMAGYHEFSTTGNLTAGNVFAHEFRQAIKEGRLDQNLKYLVDDEFLLLQKIEHKYQDITNILSGNGHLVAPPTIRPGEGALTFKKLSGESFSALNIDGHHRVFMQQLLGIPAMEVLMREPLMEQKTVVSTNYKIG comes from the coding sequence TTGTCTCTCTTCATCGATCCCAACAACGTCGACTTTCGCAATAGCTGGAACCCGGTTGGCAATGTCCAGATCAGTCACAGCGGCAACAGTCTGCGAGTGAAGGGCAGGGTCGAAGGCCCGGTTGAAGGCAACGCACTCATTATTGTCGACGCCGCACGGCGATTCGTTTTTGCCGAAAACACGACGTCGGTAGACTTCGACATGAAGCTTCCGGACTGTTTGTCGTCCAAGACGTGGCCGCTTTCTGTCTATCTTTATAACGACGCTCTCAATGTTGCCTACCCTCTCGGCGATCTTGTGTCCCCGGCACCTGAGAAGTCAGCCCCCACCGTACCGTCATTTAAGGATCGCTATGTGCAGGAAATCGTCACAGCGATGCGACACGAGTATACGAGTATCTCGTCAAAGGACGGCATCAAGACGGGCAATGGTTACCAATCAGTTGACCTCGATCTCATTGCCACCCAAGGTGGACGCCCCCACAGAAATCTCTTCCTTGATCATGTGGATTTCGCCGGCAAAACCGCGTTAGATATCGGCGCCAACACCGGCGAAATGTCGAGACTTGCCCGAAAGCGGGGCGCAGCCTTGGTGGACGGCTACGAATATGATCCGCTCTTTGTTGAGACCGGACGCATGATCAATGCCGCAACAGGCATGACCCGCGTCTCGCTGTTCCAAGGCGACGCAACCGACAGGGCTCTCTACGAGGGCATGAAGTATGACATCGTGATGACGTTTGCAGTGTGGGTATACACCGCACACCTTCTCGATAAAATCGCGGACATCGCAGATGTAGTCGTCTTTGAAACCCATACCCTCGACCATGGCCTCGAGATGTACACTAAGCCAATGTCGAAGTACTTCCCATATTTTCGGGTCGTTGGCTACGATGAGAAACGCGACATGCGGAAAAGCCGCTGCTTCATGGTGTTCGCAAAAACAGCAGCGCGGTTGGCTCGAACGCTCAAACTGCATCAAGTGACGACCGATATGTATTTCGACCATGACTATTTTACACGTCACGGGAAGACGACGGTCGAGGCATTCGCAGGACACGCCGCGGACGTCGCCAAAAAAGTTACGGATAAGAAACCGACCATTCAGGGCCTCGGAACCTCCTATTTCGAACTCTTCATGGCGGGTTACCACGAGTTCTCAACGACCGGGAACCTGACGGCTGGCAATGTCTTTGCTCACGAATTTAGACAGGCCATCAAAGAGGGGCGTCTCGATCAGAACCTCAAGTACCTTGTCGATGACGAGTTCCTTCTCCTCCAGAAGATCGAGCACAAGTATCAGGACATTACCAACATCCTGAGCGGAAATGGTCATCTCGTTGCGCCGCCCACCATCCGCCCTGGCGAAGGCGCGCTAACCTTCAAAAAGCTGTCAGGCGAATCCTTCTCGGCCCTCAATATCGATGGCCATCATCGCGTGTTCATGCAGCAGCTGCTGGGGATTCCAGCCATGGAAGTACTTATGCGCGAGCCTTTGATGGAACAGAAGACTGTTGTCAGTACAAACTACAAGATTGGTTGA
- a CDS encoding methyltransferase domain-containing protein, which translates to MHDTAMQIGKKFFEIYRRPEWKMVIDCGAMDINGSLRKACPEDIVYLGLDIEFGKSVDIKVNIGDPLPIRDDFADCVVSSSQMEHDDFFWMTFLEYVRVVKPGGHIYISAPSNGYYHRYPNDNWRFYPDCGHVLVRWAKKNGLQVELVESFIADRKKDVWNDFTAVFVKGEGARPERFIADEIPSRNVWKLGASEPEKVFKHSEDLDLIYAARDQAAAAEKALKDTTPALSVTGPAS; encoded by the coding sequence ATGCACGACACCGCAATGCAGATTGGCAAGAAGTTCTTCGAAATATACCGGCGACCCGAATGGAAAATGGTTATCGACTGTGGTGCGATGGATATCAACGGAAGCCTGCGAAAGGCGTGCCCTGAAGATATCGTTTATCTTGGACTGGACATCGAGTTTGGAAAATCGGTCGATATCAAAGTCAATATTGGTGATCCGCTTCCGATCCGAGACGATTTTGCTGACTGCGTTGTGTCGTCGTCTCAAATGGAGCACGATGACTTCTTCTGGATGACGTTTCTTGAATATGTGCGCGTCGTGAAGCCAGGCGGCCACATCTACATCAGCGCGCCATCTAACGGATACTATCACAGGTATCCAAACGACAATTGGCGGTTCTATCCTGATTGCGGCCATGTGTTGGTGCGGTGGGCCAAGAAGAATGGCTTACAGGTTGAGTTGGTGGAATCCTTCATTGCGGATCGCAAGAAGGACGTGTGGAACGATTTCACTGCGGTCTTTGTGAAGGGTGAGGGCGCGCGGCCTGAGCGATTCATCGCAGACGAAATTCCGTCCAGAAATGTTTGGAAACTTGGCGCGAGTGAGCCGGAAAAGGTTTTTAAACATTCTGAGGACCTCGATCTTATTTACGCGGCGCGTGATCAAGCGGCGGCGGCGGAGAAGGCGCTGAAAGACACAACTCCAGCGCTTTCCGTCACAGGCCCAGCTTCCTAA
- a CDS encoding phage tail tube protein, whose translation MGKKDFGGVIRMRLSTGELIPLRGTLSMNTAGISAEAITNQDGTVDRSMTPQARRAEFSFADRGLDHDKLMQSDRFNVTFIEDSTGVTHYFSRAFVVGDPAKNRINGEVTGISIAAEAYRKTED comes from the coding sequence ATGGGCAAGAAAGACTTTGGCGGCGTCATTCGCATGCGGCTTTCCACCGGTGAACTGATCCCGCTGCGCGGCACGCTCTCCATGAACACGGCCGGGATTTCCGCCGAGGCGATCACCAACCAGGACGGCACAGTCGACCGCTCGATGACGCCGCAGGCCCGGCGCGCTGAGTTCAGCTTCGCCGATCGCGGCCTCGACCATGACAAGCTGATGCAGTCGGACCGGTTCAACGTGACCTTCATCGAGGACAGCACCGGCGTGACGCACTACTTCAGCCGTGCGTTCGTCGTCGGGGATCCCGCGAAGAACAGGATCAATGGCGAAGTCACCGGCATCTCCATCGCCGCCGAGGCGTACCGGAAGACGGAGGACTGA
- a CDS encoding GSCFA domain-containing protein produces MKIGWEEALAARRMGIACAKYPSRGDRRERYPVIKPRFTLEPNTRIFTIGSCFARNIERKLKGFDVPTLRFTTPTEETPAPSNALLNEYNPGTMSQRILFALNGNSLPSETIVPSKGGYLDLSLPGGYPVTLERALERRREVDTVYSSLKESAVVIVTLGFVEAWFDQATGLYLNQMPPQPVMAAEPNRFKFGPMRIETVMPLLEGAMQALSDAGLKVILTVSPVPIGSTFTGQDAVIANEYSKSVLRCAAQSISETFPIVDYFPSYEMVKMGGVSAYEDDNVHVKDCVVAEVTDYMLSVYAAI; encoded by the coding sequence ATGAAAATCGGATGGGAGGAAGCGCTCGCTGCGCGTCGCATGGGTATTGCCTGCGCCAAGTACCCTTCGAGAGGTGACCGCCGCGAACGGTATCCCGTCATAAAACCCCGCTTCACATTGGAACCAAATACCCGGATTTTTACCATCGGCTCATGCTTTGCTCGAAATATCGAACGGAAATTGAAAGGCTTCGACGTTCCAACACTCCGCTTCACGACGCCGACCGAAGAGACGCCAGCCCCGTCGAACGCGCTGCTGAATGAATATAATCCAGGCACTATGTCACAGCGCATACTATTTGCATTGAACGGGAATTCGCTACCTAGCGAAACCATCGTACCATCAAAAGGAGGATATCTCGATCTTTCTCTGCCGGGTGGCTATCCGGTTACTTTAGAGCGGGCGCTGGAGCGAAGAAGGGAAGTTGACACAGTCTATTCGAGCTTAAAGGAATCGGCGGTGGTAATCGTCACCCTTGGTTTCGTGGAAGCGTGGTTTGACCAGGCGACGGGCTTGTATCTGAACCAGATGCCGCCGCAGCCAGTAATGGCAGCAGAACCCAACAGGTTTAAATTTGGGCCAATGAGAATCGAGACCGTCATGCCGTTACTCGAGGGCGCGATGCAGGCGCTTTCGGATGCCGGGCTGAAGGTAATCCTTACTGTGTCACCTGTCCCAATTGGGTCTACGTTCACCGGCCAAGACGCCGTCATCGCGAATGAGTATTCGAAGTCGGTTCTCCGCTGTGCGGCGCAGTCCATTTCGGAAACATTCCCTATTGTCGATTATTTTCCTAGCTATGAAATGGTCAAAATGGGGGGCGTGTCCGCTTACGAAGATGACAATGTCCATGTCAAAGACTGCGTCGTCGCCGAAGTTACGGACTATATGCTCAGCGTTTACGCAGCGATTTAG
- a CDS encoding phage tail tape measure protein yields MTIMSRYLAPAAVGAFTAGAVKDFAAVERQMTRIGITAGASANETEEAFRRMQMVSKEIALPLESAIDAVDTLVSAGLSLKEAMDFLPSVLATAQASGSATQDIANTAVKAASALKIEAGEMQRAFDIMVAGGKAGQFELKDMATYIPELANSFASLGYTGEEGLRQLIAMLQTIREDTGSASAAATQAQNIFGKMFTEDTAKKFGKFGIDLRRELEAAKKNGEDAVSAFVRLSKEAIDGDLSKLPLLFTDQEFRLGMQSLITSADSYKKFIDAVNSAEVDGTVQRDLKRVTDDTQASIDKLSASWDELMKRFGQKAATVVTPAIDAIVSATDRQGAIDRALKNRGMGYLESQWHQVGLSQRDQDLLAIEGGFKDAELRRKYEFGPSLLQGWKPEKEFPGGGTDAKPIPRARPTTIAGKSGRDQMAAFMLARRSEIDYINSRGTDWSHPSAPAEFAGSAVGYTPRKATFVSGVGKTATQSYAARHAGMEPWTPTRVLDGIKSLFSPEEAEPVGEALAQAAISKLSSDAGSVGTELGSVVRDAMMAMAPQIGTAMAQAFAATASQVKLGVNVAGISGKVNADTGRSMPTSAGLPVTAGR; encoded by the coding sequence ATGACGATCATGTCGCGCTATCTGGCGCCGGCGGCCGTCGGTGCGTTCACAGCCGGCGCTGTCAAGGACTTCGCCGCGGTCGAGCGCCAGATGACGCGTATCGGCATCACGGCTGGCGCCAGCGCCAACGAAACGGAAGAGGCGTTCCGCCGGATGCAGATGGTCTCGAAGGAGATCGCGCTTCCGTTGGAGAGTGCGATTGACGCCGTCGATACACTGGTGTCCGCGGGGCTTTCCCTTAAAGAGGCCATGGACTTCCTGCCGTCCGTGCTTGCAACGGCACAGGCTTCGGGTTCTGCCACACAAGATATCGCCAACACCGCCGTGAAGGCGGCATCCGCGTTGAAAATCGAGGCTGGCGAGATGCAGCGTGCCTTCGACATCATGGTTGCGGGCGGCAAGGCGGGCCAGTTCGAACTCAAGGATATGGCAACCTACATTCCGGAGCTTGCCAACTCTTTCGCTTCCCTCGGCTATACGGGCGAGGAAGGGTTGCGTCAGCTGATCGCAATGTTGCAGACCATCCGCGAAGACACCGGCTCGGCCTCCGCTGCAGCGACGCAGGCGCAGAACATATTCGGCAAGATGTTCACCGAGGACACGGCCAAAAAGTTCGGCAAGTTCGGCATCGACCTTCGGCGTGAACTCGAAGCGGCAAAGAAGAATGGGGAAGATGCAGTTTCCGCTTTCGTCCGGCTGTCGAAAGAAGCCATCGACGGAGACCTGTCCAAGCTGCCTTTGCTCTTCACCGATCAGGAATTCCGTCTCGGGATGCAGTCTCTGATCACCAGTGCTGACAGCTACAAGAAGTTCATTGATGCCGTAAACTCTGCTGAGGTTGACGGAACCGTGCAACGTGATCTCAAGCGTGTCACGGACGATACGCAGGCCAGCATCGACAAGCTGTCGGCAAGCTGGGACGAACTGATGAAGCGGTTCGGGCAGAAGGCGGCGACGGTCGTGACGCCGGCGATCGATGCGATCGTCTCCGCAACGGACCGGCAGGGCGCGATCGACCGCGCCTTGAAGAACCGCGGCATGGGATATCTCGAAAGCCAGTGGCACCAGGTCGGCCTTAGCCAGCGCGACCAGGACCTGCTTGCCATCGAGGGCGGGTTCAAGGATGCCGAGCTCCGGCGGAAGTACGAATTCGGCCCGTCGTTGCTGCAAGGCTGGAAGCCGGAGAAGGAGTTCCCGGGCGGCGGAACGGATGCGAAACCTATTCCCCGTGCTCGCCCGACGACAATCGCCGGGAAATCCGGACGGGACCAGATGGCCGCGTTCATGCTCGCCCGGCGATCCGAGATCGATTACATCAACAGCCGCGGCACGGACTGGTCTCATCCCTCGGCGCCTGCGGAGTTCGCAGGGTCCGCCGTAGGCTATACGCCTCGAAAGGCCACGTTCGTCTCCGGTGTTGGAAAAACCGCGACGCAATCCTATGCCGCGCGCCACGCCGGCATGGAGCCCTGGACGCCGACGCGGGTGCTCGACGGCATCAAGAGCCTGTTCAGCCCGGAAGAGGCCGAGCCCGTCGGCGAGGCTTTGGCGCAAGCGGCCATCTCGAAACTCAGTTCGGATGCCGGGTCGGTGGGTACGGAACTGGGAAGTGTCGTGCGCGACGCGATGATGGCCATGGCGCCGCAGATCGGCACGGCCATGGCGCAGGCATTCGCCGCGACCGCCAGCCAGGTCAAGCTCGGTGTCAACGTTGCGGGCATCTCCGGTAAGGTCAATGCCGATACCGGACGCTCGATGCCGACGAGCGCCGGTCTGCCGGTTACGGCAGGCCGCTAG
- a CDS encoding phage tail sheath subtilisin-like domain-containing protein: protein MTSNIPGNLTAPILAFDVTSGGQFENESRVILIGHGLAAAALAAGSIAACSSAMDARILAGAGSMLEGMFLTARRNAPAQEIWLANVADTGTAEVRTITCAAPPATGGQGILSIAGRTFSIEIAAGATAANVASALVVAINGFYDRLTKQSLPYTAAIDGGDPAVVEVTARHKGTYAAAHDFHIPVSDGNNAFTGRLTFATATAGAGLPDLAPVLAAMGDDPFETMISAFGDADNLTKVAGFLSNTSGRWSYAQQLYGHFFYTRSGTTSDLTTAGLARDDWHMTLIPRFAAGGNAEPDYEFLAGVVARVAPWLGGGSNGDVSRNQTGLVVEGITAPRDRAYWPEYATRDAFLKNGVSTWKVSRTGEVMIDKLITQQQTTNGAPDTTFRDVQRPYQLMYALKKFRADLAAEHSNKALSADNPDNLDAITTVKEIKATLVHSYLEMSGVLENANAVIDALTVVRDLANPNRVNIHLPLDFVNPLDIFAGLAVANSQINTVAA, encoded by the coding sequence ATGACCAGCAATATCCCGGGCAACCTGACGGCCCCGATCCTCGCCTTCGACGTCACCTCCGGCGGGCAGTTCGAAAACGAGAGCCGCGTGATCCTCATCGGCCACGGCCTTGCCGCGGCGGCGCTCGCCGCCGGCTCCATTGCCGCGTGTTCCTCCGCCATGGATGCGCGCATCCTCGCCGGCGCGGGTTCCATGCTCGAGGGCATGTTCCTCACGGCCCGCCGCAATGCGCCCGCGCAGGAAATCTGGCTTGCCAATGTCGCCGATACCGGAACGGCGGAGGTGCGCACCATCACCTGCGCCGCGCCGCCGGCAACCGGTGGCCAGGGCATTCTGTCGATCGCCGGCCGCACCTTCTCGATCGAGATCGCGGCAGGCGCCACGGCGGCGAACGTGGCCTCCGCCCTCGTCGTTGCGATCAACGGGTTCTACGACCGCCTCACGAAACAGTCGCTGCCCTATACCGCCGCCATCGACGGGGGCGACCCTGCCGTCGTCGAGGTCACCGCCCGGCACAAAGGCACCTACGCCGCCGCGCACGATTTCCATATCCCGGTTTCCGATGGCAACAACGCCTTCACCGGCCGGCTGACCTTCGCGACGGCAACGGCCGGCGCCGGCCTCCCGGATCTCGCACCGGTGCTCGCCGCCATGGGGGACGATCCCTTCGAGACGATGATCTCGGCCTTCGGCGACGCCGACAATCTCACGAAGGTGGCCGGCTTCCTCAGCAATACGTCCGGCCGCTGGTCCTATGCCCAGCAGCTCTACGGGCACTTCTTCTATACGCGGTCGGGAACGACGTCCGACCTGACCACGGCCGGCCTTGCGCGGGATGACTGGCACATGACCCTCATTCCGCGCTTCGCGGCCGGTGGCAATGCCGAGCCGGATTACGAATTCCTCGCCGGCGTGGTGGCGCGCGTCGCGCCCTGGCTCGGCGGCGGATCGAACGGCGACGTCTCGCGCAACCAGACCGGCCTTGTCGTGGAGGGCATCACTGCGCCGCGGGACCGCGCCTATTGGCCCGAATATGCGACGCGCGATGCTTTCCTGAAAAACGGAGTTTCGACGTGGAAGGTCTCGCGCACGGGCGAGGTCATGATCGACAAGCTCATCACCCAGCAGCAGACCACGAACGGTGCGCCCGACACGACCTTCCGCGATGTCCAGCGACCCTACCAGCTGATGTATGCGCTGAAGAAGTTCCGGGCCGATCTCGCCGCCGAACACTCGAACAAGGCGCTTTCCGCGGACAATCCCGACAACCTCGACGCCATCACCACCGTCAAGGAGATCAAGGCGACGCTGGTGCACAGCTATCTGGAAATGTCCGGCGTGCTGGAAAACGCCAACGCCGTGATCGACGCGCTCACCGTCGTGCGGGATCTGGCAAACCCCAACCGCGTCAACATCCACCTGCCGCTCGATTTCGTGAACCCGCTCGACATCTTCGCGGGCCTCGCCGTCGCCAACAGCCAGATCAACACCGTCGCCGCCTGA
- a CDS encoding phage GP46 family protein, with protein sequence MIRIIPLDESVEPYRAPDLGWDGLVGDLILNRFDHPSAPGDLRSEQGLATQVLIHLMTDRRVEESELREGEDNRGWLGDSFDQMDGEGPLGSRLWLLMRQAIYEGIEIDVEDYVREALEPLIDQGAVASVGVAVSADRAQSRVDYTVTLAGRDGARVYEQKFELLWRQINGVVHPLAG encoded by the coding sequence ATGATCCGCATCATACCGCTCGACGAAAGCGTCGAACCCTATCGCGCGCCCGATCTCGGGTGGGACGGCCTTGTCGGCGATCTCATCCTCAACCGCTTCGACCATCCCTCGGCGCCGGGAGACCTTCGTAGCGAGCAGGGCCTTGCGACGCAGGTGTTGATCCACCTGATGACCGATCGCCGGGTCGAGGAGAGCGAGCTCCGCGAAGGCGAGGACAATCGCGGCTGGCTCGGCGACAGCTTCGACCAGATGGACGGTGAGGGGCCGCTCGGTTCGCGCCTCTGGCTGCTGATGCGGCAGGCGATCTACGAGGGCATCGAGATCGATGTCGAAGACTACGTGCGCGAGGCCCTCGAGCCTCTGATCGACCAGGGCGCGGTGGCATCGGTCGGCGTCGCCGTCTCGGCCGATCGCGCGCAAAGCCGCGTGGACTACACGGTGACGCTGGCAGGCCGCGACGGCGCCCGCGTCTACGAACAGAAATTCGAACTTCTCTGGAGGCAGATCAATGGCGTGGTCCATCCGCTCGCTGGCTGA